The following proteins are encoded in a genomic region of Paenibacillus antri:
- a CDS encoding extracellular solute-binding protein: MTKMGNANSIKWWAAGLSLAIALAGCSGGGTAPVAKENDTPTNSDTPAAAEKPFVITMMNLSVLAEPPKENDPVIAEVEKLTNTDLQIQWVPNGTYDEKFNATIASGQMPMVILTSVTPFNSNLKGAMRDGYFWELGPYLKEFPNLEKALNPQVLKNTAVGGKTYGLNRSRSLVGDGMIYRTDWLNKVGMQPPKTLDEMYEVIKAFATQDPDGNGQDDTIGLAEEKSVRGFKFILAATGGGNVWEVKDGKIVPAHESQAYIDAMNWYKRLYDEKLINQDFAITERTQNIDNGNKGLFGFRLGDNDFIARHSELFKLNPNAELDTSSILNGANGQKLLMDNGLSGSFLIPKETVKTEEELKRILQYFDTLSTPEGQNIFEWGIEGVHYTLKDGKAERTPEQSAKYAAEVIHLQQAMQVADGSLAMEGTLDKYTAKFKTAKKEAAAIPNVFVVNPAAGYNSPTYDEKRTALEKLINDARVKYIMGEIDEAGWKAVLESWHRSGGDQVLEELNKEYQADPNKQ, from the coding sequence ATGACGAAGATGGGGAACGCGAATTCGATCAAATGGTGGGCCGCAGGACTCTCGTTGGCGATCGCGCTTGCGGGCTGCAGCGGCGGAGGGACGGCGCCCGTCGCGAAGGAGAACGATACGCCGACGAACTCGGATACGCCCGCGGCGGCGGAGAAGCCTTTCGTCATCACCATGATGAACTTGTCGGTACTGGCCGAACCGCCGAAGGAGAACGACCCTGTGATCGCCGAGGTCGAGAAGCTGACGAATACGGACCTTCAGATTCAATGGGTGCCGAACGGCACCTACGACGAGAAGTTTAACGCCACGATCGCGTCCGGTCAGATGCCGATGGTCATCCTCACGTCCGTCACCCCATTCAACTCCAATTTGAAGGGCGCCATGCGCGACGGGTATTTCTGGGAGCTCGGTCCGTACCTGAAGGAGTTCCCGAATCTGGAGAAGGCCCTCAATCCGCAAGTGTTGAAGAACACGGCTGTCGGCGGCAAGACGTACGGTTTGAACCGCTCCCGTTCGCTCGTCGGGGACGGCATGATCTACCGCACGGATTGGTTGAACAAGGTCGGGATGCAGCCGCCGAAGACGCTGGACGAAATGTACGAAGTGATCAAGGCGTTCGCGACGCAGGACCCCGACGGGAACGGTCAAGACGACACGATCGGCTTGGCCGAAGAGAAGAGCGTACGCGGATTCAAGTTCATCTTGGCGGCGACCGGCGGCGGGAACGTATGGGAAGTCAAGGACGGCAAGATCGTCCCCGCGCATGAAAGCCAGGCGTATATCGACGCGATGAATTGGTACAAACGGCTGTACGACGAGAAGCTGATCAACCAAGATTTCGCGATCACGGAGCGTACCCAGAATATCGACAACGGCAACAAGGGGCTGTTCGGCTTCCGCCTCGGCGACAACGACTTCATCGCGCGCCACTCGGAGCTGTTCAAGCTGAATCCGAACGCGGAGCTGGACACGTCGAGCATTCTGAACGGGGCGAACGGCCAGAAGCTGCTCATGGATAACGGATTGTCCGGCAGCTTCCTGATTCCGAAGGAAACCGTCAAGACGGAAGAGGAATTGAAGCGGATTCTGCAATACTTCGATACGCTCTCCACGCCGGAAGGGCAGAACATCTTCGAGTGGGGCATCGAAGGCGTTCACTATACGTTGAAGGACGGCAAGGCGGAACGCACGCCGGAGCAATCCGCGAAGTACGCGGCGGAGGTCATCCACCTGCAGCAGGCGATGCAGGTCGCCGACGGCTCCCTCGCCATGGAAGGCACGCTCGACAAATACACGGCCAAGTTTAAGACGGCGAAGAAGGAAGCCGCCGCGATCCCGAACGTCTTCGTCGTGAACCCGGCCGCGGGGTACAATTCCCCGACGTACGACGAGAAGCGCACAGCGCTGGAGAAGCTGATCAACGACGCGCGCGTCAAGTACATCATGGGCGAGATCGACGAGGCCGGCTGGAAGGCCGTGCTGGAGAGCTGGCATCGTTCCGGCGGCGATCAGGTACTCGAGGAGCTGAACAAGGAATATCAGGCCGATCCGAACAAGCAGTGA